The genomic window ataattaaataaagtttaaatgtAACAAGATAAAGTACCCAAGTATAATCTCTATTCTATAACTGGCATCACCTCCAACGCGACCAGAGTATCAATagtatatttcaaaatttggTCTCCATTAAGATTTTAACCTAAATAAGATCAGCACAGTTATTTGGTAAGTACTAGACTAATGTCTatgtaattaaacttaatataaaatgaattataGCTATCCCAAAGACCGAATACAAGTAGTGGCTGGCACAATATACTATTTCGGTGAAGATGCGATATATGGAATTGATAAATTCATTAATCATGAAAACTACAACAGAACCTCACTTGCGAACGACATAAGTCTAATTCTAGTGAACAGAAAAATTCAGTTGGGGAAGAAAGttggtttaattaaattgccaACAAAGAACACTCCAGGTGGACTGGATCTCATAGCAGCTGGATTTGGGTACATTGATGTAAGTagattatacaaatatatttttttgttaagtgatacagccgTTCATGGTCACTTACACTGCTCTTTTCTTATATAGCTGTAAATGCAATTAGGAAATAGATACTTGGATTGATAGCTAGTTCCATAGTGGCGTGCTGCAACTTTAGGtgtcatttaaaaaactttcaattaataataatagtaatgttGCTGTTTACCGTTTTGtaagtttatttgtttaaaaataatttaggcgttctttaaggcagttttttccGCGTCCCGCACTATATGGTACCAGCTTCCCACCGATGTATTTCCAAACCCATTCGACTTACGGTTATAATCACTTAACGTCAGGTGATCATCCAAATCCTAttgcataaaaataataatagcaaaggagtatgtatattgtaaaattgtaCAATTTAAACGTCGTAAATCGACTTGTTGATTTTAAGCCTGAATATTTATTCTTGTTCTTAATTTAACGACGTTAACGTACAAATTTTAAGATGACGTATATGATTTGTTTGTATAAAAGTACTTATGTtatgttaagtaatattatatattttagtcaaaTGAAAGAAGACCACGTAAACTACAAAAGCTGACAGTAAAAACGCTATCGGTGCAAGAATGTCAGGAAAGCTCACTCAAAGTTTACAAAAACAGTCATCCGATTACTGACAAACTACTCTGCACATACAAAGCGGTTAATCAAGGTCTTTGCCAAGTAAGTACAGTacatcttttattatttaatggtataggaaatataaaacattgtcACAGTCacccttttcatttaattatgcaacaatcgaaataataaatcaattgcTAAACTGCTTCGAGTACAAAAGATTTtgttaaagaattaaaaataatactgtaCTGTAATTAACCCTGCTGGTAGTAACTactgtaaaattttatatgtcacaaatgtaataaataaaacattccaGGGGTACATGGTGATTGGTGACGCCAAACTTGCTCGCCGAGGgcaattattatctttaatttcTTACATTCCTGAACTAGGTGATtacaaaagaaacacctaAATTGATGACCCCGACGTGATATAAGTTTTGGAGTTGTATTAGTCTAGTAGCCGCAGAgttgtgaattcagccagagccaaatttatttataattacttttttattaatagtagCCACACACATTCCGCCTGTGACCAATTTACATGAGTTCCAATCCACAGGGTGATTCCGGCGGCGGTCTTGCTTCCCAGGGTACTATAGTTGGAATTACATCTTGGAACATCCCTTGTGCTAGAGGAAAACCAGATGTTTTCACTAGGGTTTATGAGTATTTAGACTGGATTAGCACAACTACAGGGAAACTACCTAtaccaatataatattttaatataaatataaatatagctaCCAAGCCTGATATTTATTCCAGTggagttttataaaatatc from Pieris napi chromosome 3, ilPieNapi1.2, whole genome shotgun sequence includes these protein-coding regions:
- the LOC125063312 gene encoding chymotrypsin-2-like isoform X3; this translates as MLRYLVLLCVLICSAQATKAVPKIVGGTDAAEGEFPYLASLKAYNYRNTLIHFCGSSIISHWLVLTAAHCMVHYPKDRIQVVAGTIYYFGEDAIYGIDKFINHENYNRTSLANDISLILVNRKIQLGKKVGLIKLPTKNTPGGLDLIAAGFGYIDSNERRPRKLQKLTVKTLSVQECQESSLKVYKNSHPITDKLLCTYKAVNQGLCQGDSGGALAYQGSVVGIASWNIPCARGQPDVFTRVYEYLDWISTTTGKLPIPI
- the LOC125063312 gene encoding chymotrypsin-2-like isoform X1 — encoded protein: MLRYLVLLCVLICSAQATKAVPKIVGGTDAAEGEFPYLASLKAYNYRNTLIHFCGSSIISHWLVLTAAHCMVHYPKDRIQVVAGTIYYFGEDAIYGIDKFINHENYNRTSLANDISLILVNRKIQLGKKVGLIKLPTKNTPGGLDLIAAGFGYIDSNERRPRKLQKLTVKTLSVQECQESSLKVYKNSHPITDKLLCTYKAVNQGLCQGDSGGGLASQGTIVGITSWNIPCARGKPDVFTRVYEYLDWISTTTGKLPIPI